A genomic region of Apteryx mantelli isolate bAptMan1 chromosome 10, bAptMan1.hap1, whole genome shotgun sequence contains the following coding sequences:
- the LCAT gene encoding phosphatidylcholine-sterol acyltransferase codes for MGNTGVGAALLTLLLLLQPTSQFWLFNVLFPPTSTPEAPPTNSTPPVVLVPGCLGNQLEAKLDKPDVVNWMCYRKTEDYFTIWLNLNTFLPVGVDCWIDNTRVVYNRTSRRMSNAPGVHIRVPGFGKTYSVEYLDQSKLAGYLHTLVQNLVNNGYVRDQTVRAAPYDWRVGPHEQPEYFQNLKALIEEMHDAYQRRVFLIAHSMGNLHILYFLMQQTQAWKDQYIGGFISLGAPWGGSVKPLRVLASGDNQGIPLMSNIKLREEQRMTTTSPWMFPTSLAWPENHIFISTPSYNYTYQDYQRFFTDVNLEDGWYMWEDMKDLLKDLPPPGVDTYCLYGTGYPTVETYVYDEHFPYEDPVDMIYGDGDDTVSTRSSELCKRWRNQQKQKVHVQELRGIDHLNMVFSNLTLSCINDILLGSPQVGAGTEEQGEPGWKRSSPEPGRGKKIPPGHKVLKEPRKN; via the exons ATGGGGAATACAGGCGTTGGGGCTGCGCTGCTGACACTgttgctgctcctgcagcccacGTCCCAGTTCTGGCTCTTCAACGTGCTCTTTCCACCCACTTCCACCCCAGAAGCGCCCCCGACCAACAGCACGCCACCCGTGGTACTCG TGCCTGGGTGCCTTGGGAACCAGCTGGAAGCGAAGCTGGACAAGCCAGATGTGGTGAACTGGATGTGCTACCGCAAAACCGAGGACTATTTCACCATCTGGCTCAACCTCAACACGTTCCTGCCAGTGGGAGTAGACTGCTGGATCGATAACACCAG AGTGGTGTATAACCGAACCTCTCGAAGAATGTCCAATGCCCCTGGGGTGCACATCCGTGTGCCTGGCTTTGGCAAGACCTATTCTGTGGAATACCTGGATCAGAGCAAACTGGCAG GTTACCTGCACACGCTGGTGCAGAACCTGGTGAACAATGGCTACGTGAGGGACCAGACAGTTCGGGCAGCCCCCTATGACTGGAGAGTTGGGCCCC ATGAGCAACCCGAATATTTCCAGAACCTGAAGGCGCTGATAGAGGAAATGCATGATGCGTACCAGCGACGTGTCTTCCTCATTGCACATAGCATGGGCAACCTACACATCCTCTACTTCCTGATGCAGCAGACGCAAGCCTGGAAAGATCAGTACATTGGGGGTTTCATCTCCCTGGGTGCCCCCTGGGGAGGGTCCGTCAAGCCCTTGCGTGTCCTGGCATCTG GTGATAACCAGGGCATACCGCTCATGTCCAACATCAAGCTGCGTGAAGAGCAACGCAtgaccaccaccagcccctggatGTTCCCAACAAGCCTGGCCTGGCCTGAGAACCACATTTTCATCTCCACACCCTCCTACAATTACACCTATCAGGACTACCAACGCTTCTTCACTGACGTCAACTTGGAGGATGGCTGGTACATGTGGGAGGACATGAAGGACTTGTTGAAGGACTTACCCCCTCCTGGCGTGGACACCTATTGCCTCTATGGTACAGGCTATCCCACCGTGGAAACTTACGTATATGATGAGCATTTCCCTTATGAGGACCCCGTGGACATGATTTATGGGGATGGGGATGACACTGTCAGCACACGCAGTTCTGAGTTGTGCAAGCGGTGGCGCAACCAACAGAAGCAGAAAGTACATGTTCAGGAGCTGCGAGGCATTGACCACCTCAATATGGTCTTTAGCAACCTAACGCTGAGTTGCATCAATGACATACTGCTGGGGAGCCCACAGGTCGGGGCTGGCACCGAGGAGCAGGGAGAGCCCGGGTGGAAGAGATCCAGTCCAGAgccagggagggggaagaagatcCCACCTGGACACAAAGTCCTTAAGGAGCCcagaaagaactga